Genomic DNA from Canis lupus dingo isolate Sandy chromosome 4, ASM325472v2, whole genome shotgun sequence:
gaagcaaatggtgggtatttgtcgtttctaatggctgagcaatattgtatacatagaccacatcttctttatccattcatctttcgatggacaccgaggctccttccacagtttggctattgtggacattgctgctagaaacatcggggtgcaggtgtcccggcgtttcattgcatctgtatctttggggtaaagccccagcagtgcaattgctgggtcgtagggcaggcctatttttaactctttgaggaacctccacacagtcttccagagtggctgcaccagttcacattcccaccaacagtgcaagagggttcccttttctccgcatcctctccaacatttgtggtttcctgccttgttaattttccccattctcactggtgtgaggtggtatctcattgtggttttgatttgtatttccctgatggcaagtgatgcggagcattttctcatgtgcgtgttggccatgtctaggtcttcctctgtgagatttctgttcatgtcttttgcccatttcatgattggattgtttatttctttggtgttgagtttaataagttctttatagatcttggaaactagccctttatctgatatgtcatttgcaaatatcttctcccattctgtaggttgtcttttagttttgttgactgtatcctttgctgtgcaaaagcttcttatcttgatgaagtcccaatagttcatttttgcttttgtttcttttgccttcgtggatgtatcttgcaagaagttactgtggccgagttcaaaaagggtgttgcctgtgttctcttctaggattttgatggaatcttgtctcacatttagatctttcatccgttttcagcaagagaaaaaacaagaaccatatgatcctttcaatagatgcagagaaagcatttgacaaaatactgAATCTCATAGTCTTAAAAGAGATATGCTGAGGGAGTTAAGGTTGAAGTATTATGATTTCTGCAATTGACTTTCAAGTGGTTCTGAAAAAGAATGCACGTGTGTGTACGGATGAATACGTAcattcatacacatacatatttatgtaatgCAGGTAGGACCAAAAGTTAACAATTggcatatttatttgaaagatatatGGATGTTAATTATACcgattttttggttgtttctgtgggcttcaaatttttcaaaataaaaaaagcaaagtattaaaaaaataacagaaataatcatttaaaaataaaaataaatacattttttaaagtaacttgttttctccctctgtctcctcttttCCTACTCAGGTACACTGTCAGCTTCTTATTAATTACCACCCAACTGGGATTCTGCAgcgtttattttatgtttatggcAGACAACTTACAACAGGTAAAGAGGATTCTTCTGGGTAGAGTGGGAGAAAAGCAGACATCCCACTGCTAGGACTGCATTAGCAAGAGTGTAGTGTTCAGATCTTGGGAGGAGTTGGTTTCATTTCTCATGCCTGATCAGACTACTTGGGAGTTCTCTCAGTCCTataaatcacctttaaaaaatgtgtttatttatttgagagagagtgagaaagcaagcataagcagggggaggagcagaaagacagggagaagcagactccccactgagcagagagcctcaagtcggggatccatcccaggactctgggatcatgacctgagccaaacaaaggtgcccccaaaataactttttaagagGATTATTGAGAAGCCAAAGCAACATCTGAGGAATATAGCCAAGATGAAGAGAGAGGCTTGTAATCATGTCCAATCAGAAACAACTGGGAATTTTTAGCCTGAAAAGTGTTGGTGAGATTCACTTCAGGTATCTCAGGGTTGTCACAGTGAAGATGACTAATTAAATGTAGGACAAACAAGCTGCAATCCATGAGGCATAACGAATCAATCACAGTGTTCTTTCTTGGCTTCATGGAATAGAGGGAGCATAATTGGTTTTGTGCATTCAAACAGCCAGAACTATGGCAACTGTTGTAGTTGAAATATTCAAGCAGATAGATTTTGCTCAGTATTTGAGCTTTCTAACTTTTAGGGCTATCTAAAGTTAAAGAAGATATTCTTGTGTAATCAACTTCCATTCTCCGAGTATATGAGAAGAAACCATTTGACGAGGAGGAAGAGCTTGGGTTAAATGACAAAAAGAGATCTTAAGATTCTAAGGGTTTCCTTTTGTCAAAGTCATGGGCACTACAGTTGGGGTTACcagatttggcaaataaaaatatacgACACTCAGGTAAGTTGGATTTTCAGATacacaagaatttttttttctatgagtaTGTCCTATggaatatttgggacatactttaCTAAAAAGTTACTTGTTAATTATCTGAACTAGAAACTCATGTGGGTATTTTGTATTTAATCTGACAACTCTGACTATGCTGCCCCTCGTTATGTCTATGTCAGATGGTGGAAGAAGCCCATGTGACCTCCAACAACTGCCAGCCCAGGAAGATCCTGGCGCTGACCCCCATCCTGGACATCCGCTTCTACATGCTGACAATCCTGCCCTTCGTGGTCCTGTTGGTGTTTATCCAGAACCTCAGGATGCTGTCCATCTTCTCGACGCTGGCCAACATCACCACCCTGGGGAGCATGGCTCTGATCTTTGAGTATATCATAAAGGTCTGTGCCTGAAATTGACTGCAGAAGGGGTTCTAGATACTAACCAGGGGAAAGGTAGGATAGTATCATTACGGGCGGGTGAAGGTGAGAAAGGTGCCCTCCTCTGAGCAGCCTCTGCTAAGTGACATCTGTGAACACTTCTGCCCACAAGCCACAAAAGCTAGtcaacatcatcaccatcatcctcatTGTCACACTGGATAGCAGTGAGTCAGCTGACAGTGAATACCTTCTGTGACGCAGGCATGGTGCAAAGCACTGGGATTCAGTGGTAGGTGAAACTGGTGGTGTATCTGCTCTCATGAAAGTCACATCCATTCGGGAGGATATACCTCactaaaaaccaacaaaaattaCAATGGTGGTAGGTTGACAAGGGATACACGTAtgataaagacattttatttacttggagTCAAGTTCTTAACATATATGAACTCACTGAATCTTTACAGtgatactattttatatattttatgttttgtaagTACTACCCTTATCCTCAGtctacagacaaggaaactgatcAACAGAAAAATTTGCCTCCCAGGCCCATTCTTTGCCATTATCACCACCCTGAAATTCTACCATTATAGCTTCATTTCTTTGAATCTGAAAAtcttagtttcctattgctgatGTAGAAAATTATCACAAATCTAGCCATTTAAAGTAACACAAATTTATCTTACATTTCTGGGTGTCTCACTGGGATAAAGTCGAGGTGCCAGCAGGGCTGGGTGTCTTTCTGGAAGCTTAtggggagaatctgttttcttgcctgCTCCAACTTCTAGATGCCACCTGCATGCCTTGGCTTATGGTCCCCTTCCATCTCCAAAGTCAGCAATATAAGGCTCACCCTTCCATTGAGATGCCACCCTCTCTCTAGTTCTTTCTTTCAAttccctcttccacttttaaagACCCTTGTTATTACATTGGACCCACCCAGGTAACCCAGGATAGTCTCCTTATTTTAAGGTCTGCTGATCAGCAACCTTAATTCAGGCTGAAAACTTAATTCTCCCTTGCCATATaacataacatattcacagattccagggacTAGGACATGGATATCTTTGGAAAAGAGCCATTATTCCGCCCACCACAGGAAGTCTCTTAAATTAATCATCCTCTCTGCATGCACACCAGCTACTAGACTGTAGGACTCTGGGGGAAGTGATGAGAAAGAGGCTTTGGAGAATGAGAAGACAGGAGACCTGAATTCTCACTCAGGCTGTGCCACTAACTTGCAGAGAAGCCTTGGGCaactcccttctcctccctgggtCCCACTTCTCCCACATGTAAAGATGTGGGAAATCACAATGTGGTAAATACATTCAATGCATTCCTTAAGAGGGAATGAACTCCTGATCCACACTACAATATGGTTGaagcttaaaaacattatgctcagagaaataagccagtcacaaaaggacaggtattatatcatttcacttatatgagataACGTGGGATAGTCAAATCCATGGAAATGTAGAATAGGGGTGACCAGGAGCTGGGTAATGAGTTATTCTTTCACAAATACAAAGCTTCGATTTGGGAGGATAAAAAAGCTCTGGAGCTGGGTGATGGTGAGGGTTGTACATCAGTGAAAATGCGCTCAacaccattgaattgtacacttaaaaatgtttaaaatggtaaattttaggCTATGTAtagtttatatgtatatgtaattagGCTATGTATAATTTACCAcaataaataaagaactttaaaatttttttaaagatttatttatttgagagagagagagagagagagagagagggagagcatgagtggggggaagagcagagggagacagagggaaattctcaagcagactccccactgagtgctgagcccaatgATGGGATGGTGACAGGTCTCcattgcaggaccctgagatcatgacctaagccaaaatcaagagtcagatacttaactgatggaggcacccaggtgcctcaagaacTTTTTTAAAGGTAAGAAGGCTGATTTGGCTCTAGCTATCTCACAGGTGCTCCTGATAGTGTCTCTGTTGATGGCAGATGTGGCCCAACTGTCTACCAGGCAAAGTTGGAGGATGACTCCTATGCCATGGCAAAACCAATGCCCTTCTTCTACTCCCTTTCAGGAGATTCCAGATCCCAGTAGCCTCCCCTTGATGGCGAGCTGGAAGACATTCTTACTGTTCTTTGGTACAGCCATTTTCACATTTGAAGGCGTCGGTATGGTAAGATGGACATGAGGTTTGCAAGAATGGTCCCCGGTGCCCTCTGGGGAAGCTGGCCATTCCAGAAGTCTTAAAGTATTTATGAAAAGTGCATAAATACTTTTCATAATATGAAAAGTATTTATGATCTGCTCCTGCTGGAAGGGAAAATTAGGACCCATCCACTGGGTCACCAACCACTCCATGCACCACACTAAGCCTTGAAGCCTGAGTGCAAATATACTCATTAGCCCAGGCCGAGTAGGGCACTCCTGGCAATAGAGTGGAAGCAAATAGAAAGGAGTGTGGCCCTTCCTGACCCTGGGCCACccaaagaaaaaagtttgtaCCCGTAGGGGAAACCTGATCCTTCATGAGGAGCCATGCTTCTGACTCTTCTTTCTCAATCTCCTTTCACTTTTAGGTTCTGCCTCTCAAAAATCAGATGAAGCATCCACAACACTTTTCTTTTGTGCTGTACTTGGGGATGTCCCTTGTCATCATCCTCTACATCTGCCTGGGGACACTGGGCTATATGAAGTTTGGGTCCAGTACCCAGGCCAGCATCACCCTCAACTTACCCAATTGCTGGTATGTCCTTGCCTGCCTGGGGTGATGCGAGGGgagcagagtcctgggatctgagCCTTAGCGACAGAATGTGGCATTCCTTCGGGTTGTCACTAACACCATATATTAACTGCCAGTGTTCGTATGATGATAACAGGTAGGTTTGACAATCCAGGCATTGTGCATTATCTGGTTAAGCCCTCATAATAGCCCTATGAGTTAGCATGATTATTATGAAATCCATTCCCTAGATGAGGAAGTTGCTGTTTGGAGTGACCACATGGAACCTTCCCAGCTCACACTGTTTGTGATATTTGACACTGAATCTGTCTGACTCTATGGTTTAAAGACCCTAACACAGAATGATCTGGGAGTATTTAGGAAGCACAAATAGCAACAATAAAAAGTATAATTCCAGAATAATGCTTGAGGGTCCCACAGATGGACTATTAGTCAGGCCTCCAGTTCCAGAAATGGACCTAAGACACCATTGTTATGCCTCAGTTGGAATTTAGTTTGGGGTTCTTACACTTGATCATTCAtctactcatccattcattcatccaggtAACATTTTTGGGGCTGGCACACAGCATTCACCGAGTGTTGTCCATTATCATTATTCTGGCAGTATACTGAGTGCATTGAGACTATGCAGTCAGTAGAGCCAAGTGTTGAAGAGCACAGGTTCTAAAGCTAAGTAAAGGGATTTGCATCCTGATTcttatgtgaccttggacaagctaCCTAATCCTGCAGACCTCATTTCCATTGTTGGTAAATGACAATACTAATGCCTATGTGTATAGGTTTGGTTATGCTCCAGTCATAAACAACTCCAAAATCTCAATGGCTGAACACACACAAATGCTTAATCTATGCTCATGCTACATGCCCAGTATGGGGTGGCTAGGGCTCAGCTCTATACTATCCCCACTCAAGGACACAGAATGATAAGATGGCCATTCCCTCAAATGCTGCCATGGCAGAGAGTGCGGTGAATCAGGCCCTTCACCATGAAGCTGCTAAAGGTTCCCTGGGAAGTGACATGTATGTTCACCCAGCTTGTACTTCTTTGGTCAAAGCAAGTCCTATGGCCACATTTCACCCCAAAGGGCAAGGGAGTGATTGTGAGGATTAactggttttatatatatatatatatatatatatatatatatatatagttttatatattatatatatatatatatataaagatatatatatatatatctttaaaaagtgtctgacacaggggtgcctgggtgactcagttggttaagcatctacctcttgatctcaactcaggtcttgatctcaaggtcatgcatgacttcaagccccacgttgggctccattttggatgtagagactacttagaaaagaaaagtgcctggcacatagtaaatactagCCAAGTATTAGCTATTGCCATTGTTATATCTCCCCACAGCCTGTTCCTTCAGAGGTGAGTAGAATGGTAGGGCATTCATTTCCCACAAGGCCACAgctaataaaatgagaaaaataccacCAGCCCCACCTACCTCATTGTGTTGTGATAATGACTAGGTGGGGTAATAATGTGATTTCTTTAAAGTCAAGATAATCATTCTAATATGTTATTTCTATTCTGGGCCATTCAGGCTGCCACTGGCTACCCTGGACAGGGCACTTTCCTTGTGTGGGCCTCAGCTAGAAAACAGGCATCAGGTGCCATGAGAACTTCACATCTGCTCTGAACCGGGCTGGCCATCAGATTCCCCAGAGGAGTCTTAGACAAATACCTCTTCCCATTAAGAAAAGGACCAACAACCCAAGAAAAAAATGGGCATGTGCACACAGTTCACAGGcgaatttttaaaatggcattttatatGTTTGAGAAGATAGAAAtgccagaaaaaaacagaatggcaAAGACTAGCATACATTCACACATTGTGTTTTGACAAGGATATGGGGAAGCAAGCATTCCAATACGCCAGGACAACAAAGGGGCAATATGTTAATAGCTATCCAAAATTGAAATCACATATACTTTTAGCCAGCATTTTCACCTCTCATGATGTATACTAAATGTGCATAGATATGTCTGTAGCAGGATATattttgcagcattgtttacTAGTGAAAGACTAGTAAATATCCATTAGCTGGAGACTGGGCCAAAAACATTATAGTGATCTATGTTATTAGAATACCAAGCATCTATTAAATAGAAGAGCCAAGTCTATGTGTACTTACGGAAAACAATCtccaatatatatttaatgaacaaAAACGGAGCTCAGTGGTGTGCAGAGGATGCTACCGTGTGTGTGTATAGGTATACCTACATCAGGTATAAGCTTTTATGTGCACTGATTATTTCTGAAAGGGCTACAAGAAAACTGTTAGAGGAACTGCCTATGGAAAGAAGAACTGGAGGCTGGAGATCGAGTGTGGAAGGGAAGCTTTTTACTATATGACTTTTGAACTAGCAATTTTACTCTATACAAATATAcctttttaagaaagtaaaagaattaaaggcacagacacctgagccACAGGCCTATTGAATCAGAATTTTCAGGAATGTGCACTTTTAATGAGCTTCCCAGACGGCTCTGATGGCAGGTCAGGCCTGAGCCAGTTCtgtaactgggtgacaggtaccAGCTTCTGAGCAATGAGTGAGTCCTGAATGGCCCTGTCTGGAAGTTACATCAAATGTCATGTCCTATCCATCTGTCTGCAGGCTGTACCAGTCGGTCAAGCTGATGTACTCCATTGGCATCTTCTTCACCTACGCCCTCCAGTTCCACGTCCCAGCTGAGATCATCATCCCCTTCGTCATCTCCCAGGTGTCAGAGAGCTGGACACTGTTAATAGACCTGTCTGTCCGCACAGCCTTGGTCTGTCTGACCTGTGAGTAGAATATAAGGGCACTCTTTGCCCAAAGCTGTGGCTGTGAGTCACATTGGCGTCTACTCCAGTATCCTTGACTCTGCCACTTACCTtctttgtgaccttgaacaagatAGTTCACCTCCCTGCACCTCAACTTTCCACCTGAAAAGGGGGCTTAACAGAACGATCACATGTTGCAATCGTCTCTACTGTCCTCACATGGAAAGTATCCATTGGCTGGTTTATGGGAGAAAGAAGtagcattcattcactcacactCCTATGTTCCTGCTAGAGGCCAGGCACCATACTGACATTGCCTTATACTCGTGACAGCCTAGCAACATAATGTTACCAACTGGAGGAACTATGGCCTAGAGAATTTAAGTAACACACTCAAATCATACAGCTgctaagtgacagagctgggatttgaacacaggttCTATAGCATCTAAGCCTGCCTGTCTTCTTCTATCATGTGCCATATTCCTTCCTATTATAAATTAAGATCAAGTCCCTTATCATAAAGTGGCATTGAACTATAGGAGCAAACAAGGGGCTGATTGTTAGTCTTGGAGATCAGTTTTTGGGTGCAATATTTactcttctcctccttccatctTCCTCTCTTAATGCTTCCTTCCATTCATtggttcactcattcattctacaTTAGGCACTGTTGTAGATGTTTGGGAAACATCATGAGCGGGGCTggggaatttttttctctgaagcaAATCAGAAATGGTGCCCCATGAGGAAAGGGGGAAAATCTAGGGATGTTTTGCTTGGAGAAACGAAGGCTTGGGAACTTCTATATCTGTCCTGAAACACCTGTGAGGtaacacacaagagagagagaatttggtTTTAGAGACTCTTAGTTTAAAGTTGAGGAAATGCAGTTTCAGTTCAGAGTCAGAAGAAACTGTAATTCTTGGAGGCTTCCAGAAGAAGAACATGCTTTCAGATGTTCACATAGATGGAGTTCTAGAAGCAGAAGCAGCACATTTGATGGTTTAAGAGATCACAGAGTTTCCAGTCTGTACCAAGACATTAGGGACCTGTGGCTCTATTGTTTTGAGATCATTCCTAATAGGAAGGGTCTAAGTTGAGAAAAACTGAGTAGTTCAGGCCACTTAAGATCAGGGAAGGCAGTGTTAGACAGAGCTGACCATCTAACGACATGCCCTGCTTCTATTATATGTGGTATgaccacttcctcctccttcttatgTCAATTCCAttatccttcattcattcaacagtcatttgttgagcacctactgtgtgcctgacATTGTGCTAGGCACTAGGGAtacaataatgaataataaagaagACATGCTGAGTAAGaaatatatgcaaagaaataaCTATAGCACATTGTGATGAATGTTATGATGGTACATAATGATGTACCACCATATGATGGTTAAGATAAGAAGAGGGTTCTCTAAGAGTACATAAGAAGGTCCTATATTTTAGCCTAGGTCAGGTCAGGGAGTCCTCTCCAGTGGAGTGATATTTCAGTTGAGATCTAAGAGACAAGTAGGAAGTAGATGGAGGAGCAAAGAAGGTACCATATGTAGGCAGCAGGCTGTGCACAGATCTGAGACAAGTACTTATGTACCGGCCTCTTTGGAAAACTAAAAGTGGGGAGTGATAAGATCTGAAGCCAGAAGACCTGGCAGGGAGTCATCAGAGACCTTGTGCTAAAGGAGATCGGCAATGGAGGGCTATGGAAGGTCTATGAGCATGATCTTTCTAGAGAGTTCCTCCAGCCTACCTTGCATTATAGCTTTcctttacattattttctctgtCCTGTCAGTATGGGCTCTCTTGGAGAACAGACACTGATTCCTCTCTGTGGCCTCCTCTAAGTAaacaatttattaaatatctgaGAAGGGAAAGCTGTGGACATGACCATCCCATCAGAGGGATGATGAATTCTCAACTGTGAGAGTCGATGAGTCTCATTATCTGACTGGATGTTGCAGCAATTTCAGAAAGAAGTGAGGTTTTCTTCAAATCCAGCAGGCTAGTATGAGTGCTTTCCAAGACAGTTTTTCCCCTAATTTGTTCATAGGAAAATCATACAGTTGTGCAAAGTGAAATCACATAATtgctatatttattcattcatacattatTGAAATTGGACCCCCATGGAAAATTCATGTTTATGTTCATCATAGGTATAAACAATGGAGATTTAAGAAGACCCCGTTTTAGAAAAGGTGGGGAGAGAGCAGCCTATTGCTGTGTTTatgttttatgcttttaattACCAGGATCATTCTAGGAGTAGGAAAACAAGTAGTCGAGATTCTGACAATGACAAAGCCATCTCACTTTTAATTCATTCTTGCTTCTCGACAGTAGCTATATTTTGTAGAGTAGTAAAAATTCACAGTAGATTCAGTGTCTGATTAAGAgccagacatttattgagcacctagaaGAAAGAGCCTTAGACAGGCATTTCGATGGATTCTCATCAAGAGAATATGTGACCTCGGCCATATCCCATTCCCTCGAGGGCTCTAGATGCCCCCACCTCTTTAATAAGAAGATGATgataatagatagatgacagaggagcctttaaaataactattatattTGAAAAACCCAATAGATAGAAGGAAAGCATCCATACTGGCCATTAAAATAGAGCTGGGAGTCCAGAACCACAGTGCCTGACCTCCTGCTCACATCTGCAATGAAACTCTTTCCCACCTTTCCAAAATAGTCTGTCAGGCATCTATGGGATTATAAGGCTCCAAAGAAATAGTTTGTTTCTGAGCTTCCTTCTTGCAGGAACCATCAATGATTctaaatttcttctatttctgcaGGTGTCTCAGCCATCCTCATCCCCCGCCTGGACCTGGTCATCTCCTTTGTGGGCTCAGTGAGCAGCAGTGCCCTGGCCCTCATCATCCCGCCCCTCCTGGAGCTCATCACCTTTTATCCTGAAGACATGAGCTGTGTCACCATTGCAAAAGACATCATGATCAGCATCCTGGGCCTTTTAGGGTGTGTATTTGGAACATACCAAGCCCTCTATGAGTTGATCCAACCCATCAACCATTCCATAGCCAACTCCACAGGTGTCTATGcataattatctatttttatccTAGTAgctctccctcccatccccaacTTGACTTCCATTGTGGATGTTATATACATTCATCAAATCCCAACATTTCTATATTAATTAGCGACTTCTTTATCTTTCCAAGAAAAATGTACATGACACAAGTCAGTACTCATATCTCTCAGGCTATGCCTTTTTTGGTTTTGGATGTCTTCAGAGGTCTTTTGCACCTATGAACCGAAACCACATTCAATTATTTGTATCATCTCCCTCATTTACTGGGAAGAGGACTGCCATTCGCCCATGGAATCCCTGGAAACAGACCAAGCACAAATGTAAATGCAAAAGCAATTGTTTTCTCTATTCTGCAGTTGCTTCCCTTAAAGCATAAGATTTAGGGAAGTGTGTGTTGGGGAAAGGGCAGTGTTCTATTTGGATATTCTTCTAAGTGGGAGAATCACAGATGGAACAAAGAACTTAGTAGTAATTTTATCCGACCATTTGGCTCTGCCACTAATGTCCTatgggatcttgggcaagttcttccttctctctgtcccatCTATGAAATGCAGGACTAGACGAATCAGTTGTTAAGGG
This window encodes:
- the SLC36A3 gene encoding proton-coupled amino acid transporter 3 isoform X3; protein product: MQTLVHLLKCNIGTGLLGLPLAMKNAGLLVGPISLLAIGILTVHCMVILLNCAHHLSQRLQKTFVNYGEAMMYSLETCPNAWLRTHSVWGRYTVSFLLITTQLGFCSVYFMFMADNLQQMVEEAHVTSNNCQPRKILALTPILDIRFYMLTILPFVVLLVFIQNLRMLSIFSTLANITTLGSMALIFEYIIKEIPDPSSLPLMASWKTFLLFFGTAIFTFEGVGMVLPLKNQMKHPQHFSFVLYLGMSLVIILYICLGTLGYMKFGSSTQASITLNLPNCWLYQSVKLMYSIGIFFTYALQFHVPAEIIIPFVISQVSESWTLLIDLSVRTALVCLTCVSAILIPRLDLVISFVGSVSSSALALIIPPLLELITFYPEDMSCVTIAKDIMISILGLLGAAGKMRSMHRKYSRHASSLANHENTRLRTCHRPEETGVA
- the SLC36A3 gene encoding proton-coupled amino acid transporter 3 isoform X1 — protein: MLKTSLLGRDFNSEPSPLDNRSKSLSESRGSVASENVHPTEEANRLSIMQTLVHLLKCNIGTGLLGLPLAMKNAGLLVGPISLLAIGILTVHCMVILLNCAHHLSQRLQKTFVNYGEAMMYSLETCPNAWLRTHSVWGRYTVSFLLITTQLGFCSVYFMFMADNLQQMVEEAHVTSNNCQPRKILALTPILDIRFYMLTILPFVVLLVFIQNLRMLSIFSTLANITTLGSMALIFEYIIKEIPDPSSLPLMASWKTFLLFFGTAIFTFEGVGMVLPLKNQMKHPQHFSFVLYLGMSLVIILYICLGTLGYMKFGSSTQASITLNLPNCWLYQSVKLMYSIGIFFTYALQFHVPAEIIIPFVISQVSESWTLLIDLSVRTALVCLTCVSAILIPRLDLVISFVGSVSSSALALIIPPLLELITFYPEDMSCVTIAKDIMISILGLLGAAGKMRSMHRKYSRHASSLANHENTRLRTCHRPEETGVA
- the SLC36A3 gene encoding proton-coupled amino acid transporter 3 isoform X2 is translated as MLKTSLLGRDFNSEPSPLDNRSKSLSESRGSVASENVHPTEEANRLSIMQTLVHLLKCNIGTGLLGLPLAMKNAGLLVGPISLLAIGILTVHCMVILLNCAHHLSQRLQKTFVNYGEAMMYSLETCPNAWLRTHSVWGRYTVSFLLITTQLGFCSVYFMFMADNLQQMVEEAHVTSNNCQPRKILALTPILDIRFYMLTILPFVVLLVFIQNLRMLSIFSTLANITTLGSMALIFEYIIKEIPDPSSLPLMASWKTFLLFFGTAIFTFEGVGMVLPLKNQMKHPQHFSFVLYLGMSLVIILYICLGTLGYMKFGSSTQASITLNLPNCWLYQSVKLMYSIGIFFTYALQFHVPAEIIIPFVISQVSESWTLLIDLSVRTALVCLTCVSAILIPRLDLVISFVGSVSSSALALIIPPLLELITFYPEDMSCVTIAKDIMISILGLLGCVFGTYQALYELIQPINHSIANSTGVYA